Proteins from a single region of Punica granatum isolate Tunisia-2019 chromosome 8, ASM765513v2, whole genome shotgun sequence:
- the LOC116187886 gene encoding uncharacterized protein LOC116187886: MEGRESLIVVDLGQLLSFLEQSLCRIQTSISCSNVGGFCFASHMSLLQASLAGQVLAVLALLTKERASFSLFRSTRDPREANLLVRLECGVLMAMVLLQAVVLALTWMVACCWVKEYDELEAEREATERKLSRRAKVEDSSLSYKAKITDINTKKVNE, encoded by the coding sequence ATGGAGGGCCGTGAATCTCTCATTGTTGTTGATTTGGGTCAACTTCTTTCCTTTCTCGAGCAGAGTCTCTGCCGGATCCAAACTTCCATTAGTTGCAGCAATGTGGGGGGGTTCTGCTTTGCTTCCCACATGTCCCTCCTCCAAGCTTCGCTGGCAGGGCAGGTCCTTGCTGTCCTGGCTCTACTCACCAAGGAGAGGGCGAGTTTCTCGTTGTTCAGGTCCACAAGGGACCCGAGGGAGGCAAATCTCCTGGTAAGGCTGGAGTGCGGGGTCCTGATGGCGATGGTGCTGCTACAGGCGGTGGTGCTGGCGTTGACGTGGATGGTGGCCTGTTGCTGGGTGAAGGAGTATGATGAGCTTGAGGCAGAGCGAGAGGCCACCGAGAGGAAGCTGAGTAGGAGGGCGAAGGTGGAGGACTCCAGCTTGAGCTACAAGGCGAAAATTACGGATATTAACACCAAAAAGGTCAATGAGTAG
- the LOC116187887 gene encoding uncharacterized protein LOC116187887: MCKLKDKGGDLRRYQDLYKAALAGDWETAERTFESDPEAKTAIVSTRQETALHVATSMGQTRFLEKLVQLLSPKDLEMTDCDGQTALHIAAIYGSLDAVKTPLKKNKMLTQMVGAPNGVTALFSAAYYDSKDVMWHLTLNTTADPPPRPFTGPKAGGLIRGLVWSGSYDVCLHLLERYPNLATATIESQQGMLSALTDKPSDFESGCKLHFWQRCIYHLLPEEVVLDGHMPTRLLKNDVEDPDPAVNAQTSPTSAVTHWTRAFGAIKCIKDEKYKHKCTRRLVEIACQEISRSMTPPEILQFLASDNVPRVAARKGIIEIVTICLQ; the protein is encoded by the exons atgtgCAAATTAAAAGACAAAGGAGGTGATCTCCGGCGCTACCAAGACCTGTACAAGGCAGCTCTAGCAGGAGACTGGGAGACCGCCGAGAGGACTTTCGAGAGTGACCCCGAAGCAAAAACGGCCATAGTTTCTACACGACAAGAAACCGCGTTGCATGTGGCAACTTCAATGGGACAGACACGATTCTTAGAGAAGCTAGTACAGCTGCTGTCCCCGAAAGATCTGGAAATGACAGATTGCGATGGCCAGACGGCCCTCCACATTGCTGCAATATATGGGAGTTTGGACGCGGTAAAGACTCCGCTCAAGAAAAACAAGATGTTGACCCAAATGGTTGGCGCTCCTAATGGAGTTACGGCCCTCTTCTCCGCAGCCTATTACGACAGCAAAGATGTGATGTGGCACCTTACCTTGAATACTACTGCTGATCCTCCTCCTCGTCCCTTCACGGGCCCTAAGGCTGGAGGCCTCATTCGGGGGCTGGTGTGGTCAGGTTCCTACG ATGTTTGCCTTCACCTATTGGAGAGATATCCAAACTTAGCTACCGCAACAATTGAATCACAACAGGGAATGCTGTCAGCTTTGACGGACAAGCCTTCTGATTTCGAAAGTGGATGCAAGCTTCACTTCTGGCAGAGATGCATATACCACC TTCTTCCGGAGGAAGTGGTCCTCGACGGCCATATGCCAACTCGACTACTCAAAAATGATGTGGAAGACCCTGATCCGGCAGTGAACGCCCAAACATCACCGACTTCAGCTGTAACACATTGGACTCGAG CATTTGGGGCGATCAAGTGCATCAAAGATGAAAAGTACAAACACAAATGCACCCGCAGGCTTGTGGAAATAGCATGCCAAGAGATTTCACGCAGTATGACTCCGCCTGAGATACTTCAGTTCCTTGCAAGTGATAATGTTCCACGAGTAGCAGCGCGTAAAGGCATAATTGAAATAGTAACCATTTGCCTTCAGTAA
- the LOC116189025 gene encoding uncharacterized protein LOC116189025, whose amino-acid sequence MLDKNAINKIISNIKFRNTGQKLLHLAAKLSPYPELSSISCPALQMQRELLWFQAVEEFVHPSVRLLYDKKRPNSSRAVYEGTHEVTPRCRAMVEGHRKLLHGCIHPHSYRHFCSNFHSSWRKCRRQRHPAVSKRASLHVVCCVRCASSLFLYNCHLNVLVYPYGTVCGRRFPPSAPEEVDIRICVLVPCHSNHAGGIRSSTVYGPK is encoded by the exons ATGCTTGACAAGAACGCGATCAACAAAATCATTTCCAACATTAAGTTCAGAAACACTGGTCAGAAGCTTTTGCATCTTGCTGCAAAACTATCACCTTACCCTGAACTTTCATCTATATCTTGCCCTGCTCTACAAATGCAAAGAGAGTTGCTGTGGTTTCAG GCTGTGGAAGAGTTTGTTCATCCCTCGGTTAGACTACTTTACGATAAAAAAAGGCCTAACAGCTCAAGAGCTGTTTACGAGGGAACACACGAAGTTACTCCAAGATGCAGAGCGATGGTTGAAGGACACCGCAAACTCCTGCATGGTTGTATCCACCCTCATAGCTACCGTCATTTTTGCAGCAACTTTCACAGTTCCTGGAGGAAATGTCGAAGGCAAAGGCATCCCGCTGTTTCTAAGCGAGCAAGTCTTCATGTTGTTTGCTGTGTCCGATGCGCTAGCTCTCTTTTCCTCTACAACTGCCATCTTAATGTTCTTGTCTATCCTTACGGCACGGTATGCGGAAGAAGATTTCCTCCGAGCGCTCCCGAAGAGGTTGATATTAGGATTTGCGTCCTTGTTCCTTGCCATAGCAACCATGCTGGTGGTATTCGGAGCAGCACTGTATATGGTCCTAAGTGA